The Anabaena sphaerica FACHB-251 nucleotide sequence ATTTTTCATCACCCAAAATAAAACTGCATCAGAAGATTTTTCAATTGCCCAAGTCATTAAAGCTGTGACAATAATAGTTAAAAAATCCATTATAAATCCCTCCTATTGTTTTGTTTGTTGGATTTTTTATATCAAATCAAATAAAAAATAGAGAAAAAAGATCCAGAAAATAGAATTTACTAGAATTTAATATAAATCTTGCTCATCATGATTGATGATGTTATTTTGGAAATATCATAAAACCTACACCAAAAACTCTCAAACTCTTATTCCTCTGTGTTTTCTGTGGTATGTCTTCGACACGCTACGCGAATGTTATTCCCTAACTCCTGCGTAAGTCCTATATCAAACTCCAATAAATAAACGCGCCCGAAACCGCCTCAGAATAAATTCTGAGTCTGATAACAAAAGTCGTCTAAAGACGACTAACTAAAAATTAATAGTCCGTTTTAACGGACTTTGGCTATTAGACTGGGAATTCATTCCCTGGCGGGTTATGAGGCTAATTGAAAATAGTAAACTCACCATATATAATTAATTAGCAAAGTGCAATCTATGACATTCCCAGAAGAAACAACATTACAACAAGAATTTTTACAAGAGATTTCCAGAAAATTTGAATTTACTGGAGATACATATCAAGTATTTATAGTCAGATTTGACCCGAATAATGATACTATTGATGATGATCAGCAACTTGCTAATCAAATTAATTTTAGAAGTGAAGATATCAATAAAATTCAGAAAATAAAAGATGAGTTAAAAAATAATATTTACCCTATTCTTAGAAAAAACGAATGTGTTATAGAATCAAAACCAGGCAGGCCAGAAAAAGGAAATGAACCTTGGAAACAGGCTTATAAATGGCTTTGGAAAAACAAATATCCTGAATGGCTTGCACAACAGCAAACCCAAAATAATCAACCTGAACCCCAACCCGAAACCCTACAAATCAACTGGCGCGAAATATGCCAGAAAATGCTACAAAGTCAGCAAGAACAACAACGATTAAGACGACAAATCACCGAATTAAAACACGAAATAGAAATCTTTGTAGAATTAGGCTTGGTTCAACCCAAACCCGCACGACGTAAAGAAGAAATACCCTTTCCCGATGCGGCTGAGGGTATGCGGCAATATGAATTAAAATCAGAAGAAATTACCAAACAATACGAATATCAGCAATTTATTGATGAAGTCATAGGCCAGCAAACCAAAAATTTAGCCATTATTGGAGAACCAGGGGCAGGAAAAACCACTTGGTTAAGCAAAATTGCCGAATATTTAGCCAATAATCCTGATTATCCTAGCCCTATTTGTATTAATCTCAGTCGCTTAGAAAATAGAACCTTAGAAGACTATTTACTGCATATTTGGCTACAAGAGGCTTTAAAGTTTATTCCCTCCCAAGTTACCGTTACACAGACTTTAGAAGAAAATTTTAAGCAACAGTTTAAGGATAAGCGAGTATGGTTGTTGTTGGATGGGGTAGATGAGATGAAAACCACCGAAAACTCTCCTTTATCCCAACTCAATAGCCAATTAGAAGGATGGGTAACTTGGACTAGGGTAATTCTCACCTGTCGTCTCAATGTTTGGCAACCTAACCCCATAGCTAATTTTGAATACTATCGCACTCTGCCTTTTAGTGATGCCGAGTTGGGAAATTTTATTCAGCAGTGGTATGAAAAGGAGAAAAAACCGGAGTTAGGGGAACAGTTACAGCAAAAGTTAACCGCACCCCAACACAGCCGCATTTTTAATTTAGTCAAAAACCCTTTGCGGTTGGCAATGTTGTGTCAGATTTGGTGTTTTTTGCCAGGGGAATTACCGGAAACCAAAGCAAATTTGTATCAGCGTTTTGTGAATGAAACTTATGAATGGAAAAAAGGGGAATTTGGCACTACAGCAACGCAAATACAACAGTTAAATCAGGCTTTGGGAAAATTGGCTTTGAAGATGATTGATGAACAAATCAGTCTCAAGGAATCTGTAATTAAAAATGTCATGAGTTTAAAGAAGTTTACATTAGCAAAAAAGTTAGGTTGGTTAAATGAGATTTATCGTGACCAAAAAACTAATGAAAGTGTTTATGCTTTCTTTCACCTGACTTTTGCTGAATATTTTGCAGCTTG carries:
- a CDS encoding NACHT domain-containing protein, translating into MTFPEETTLQQEFLQEISRKFEFTGDTYQVFIVRFDPNNDTIDDDQQLANQINFRSEDINKIQKIKDELKNNIYPILRKNECVIESKPGRPEKGNEPWKQAYKWLWKNKYPEWLAQQQTQNNQPEPQPETLQINWREICQKMLQSQQEQQRLRRQITELKHEIEIFVELGLVQPKPARRKEEIPFPDAAEGMRQYELKSEEITKQYEYQQFIDEVIGQQTKNLAIIGEPGAGKTTWLSKIAEYLANNPDYPSPICINLSRLENRTLEDYLLHIWLQEALKFIPSQVTVTQTLEENFKQQFKDKRVWLLLDGVDEMKTTENSPLSQLNSQLEGWVTWTRVILTCRLNVWQPNPIANFEYYRTLPFSDAELGNFIQQWYEKEKKPELGEQLQQKLTAPQHSRIFNLVKNPLRLAMLCQIWCFLPGELPETKANLYQRFVNETYEWKKGEFGTTATQIQQLNQALGKLALKMIDEQISLKESVIKNVMSLKKFTLAKKLGWLNEIYRDQKTNESVYAFFHLTFAEYFAACVIDDWDYFLPKNHVNKPVEGKKYRIFENEWNEIFLLWMGRTNIDDKKEEFIKKLVNFKDGVNNFYSNLAYVQSGIALVEFKSCSLADTIIEQLIKWGFGYFDSKEKVWLNFIDPIPEDARKILLLTDKERVIPALISLFHNIQSEDTRRKADLISLLHDIQSEDTHRKVAKSLGKIEAWDEQTIGALIPFLNNIQDEFTRWSVADKLGKIDVGNEQAISALIPFLKDTRNEDIRWRVAEILGNIAVGNEQAIAALISLLKDSKFEPTRWIVADSLGKIAVGNEQVIAAFICLLHNTQDRDIRWSAAYILGKILKTENNYLMTVSALNKHLTNEVETNFDLYEKCFKILWQCTKHLTYPQFYKTWHATDTTTLNQLEQQYTDIYTQLKQLQPTSTTYPIPLNAANLEGKTAEKAIAKGILIKIYGEIFPKQKANSIEDIFDLENELQPLREHLKTDKIALIFCNINPHPELINFCQQLQNNWLKIALITDTPIASPLSGFPPQQDNLLGVLQTWLQELG